In the Chromatiales bacterium genome, one interval contains:
- a CDS encoding DnaJ domain-containing protein: MADSLRLALDFYRAPLRFPGLSDPTSPLPDDLDAIVRVANERVRDVDFVRGEAVRLGVSVEELTEAARFFVKQVFFAAATDHYRTLGLADSASHEEIQARYRQLIRLFHPDRDVDGADWDAVYAARLNEAYSVLRNAQQRRAYDSGRIHSRTSPTAGVRPGRPEMQRVRPEPRARIPEREELLDRIASTGLLARFPRLVPVLAMMVFAIGVVVWLAGGREHETIRLAANAVEAPAALQAASALVSRSLAPAESGALADGLREQWRASGRQLIAADSVGGAPGETAPAAAAATPEPAAAAVPPNPAPERKPDAKLAGDVGRSPRVPRAAGPAAVIERTPDRETVAAASRIESEPGLTQPPRAHPAPVAARPADRSPAPADEPMPAVVAQESSDGMAQIPGAPEPMHGAQVDVASADADASPVVQPTVPPQVAADPIPSAPAEMHAALAKDDEPPRMQTSRPAPPRNTGRAQPVQDIGNALGGIFSTFISAYEAGDLERFMALFAHDAQSNGRNGLAAIREDYASVFVSTIDRHLQLHRMNWRRANDAVHASGWLDVQLRTRDSGQPRRVVGFLRVRFEDRDGRLLIAQLDHEHGG; encoded by the coding sequence ATGGCGGACAGTCTGCGCCTTGCGCTGGACTTCTACCGGGCGCCGCTGCGCTTTCCGGGGTTGTCCGATCCCACCTCGCCTCTGCCGGACGATCTGGATGCCATCGTTCGGGTGGCCAACGAACGGGTGCGGGATGTCGATTTCGTGCGCGGTGAGGCCGTGCGACTTGGCGTCAGCGTTGAAGAACTGACCGAGGCTGCGCGTTTTTTTGTCAAACAGGTGTTCTTCGCCGCCGCGACCGATCACTATCGCACGCTGGGGCTCGCGGACTCCGCCAGCCATGAGGAGATCCAGGCACGTTATCGGCAATTGATCCGGCTCTTTCATCCGGATCGCGATGTCGACGGTGCAGACTGGGACGCCGTGTACGCCGCGCGGCTGAACGAGGCCTACAGCGTACTGCGCAACGCCCAGCAGCGTCGTGCCTATGACAGCGGGCGGATTCATTCGCGCACATCACCTACCGCTGGTGTGCGACCCGGCCGGCCCGAGATGCAACGTGTGCGGCCGGAGCCGCGTGCGCGAATTCCCGAACGTGAGGAACTGTTGGACCGTATCGCGAGTACCGGCCTGCTCGCGCGGTTTCCGCGCCTGGTTCCGGTGCTGGCGATGATGGTTTTCGCCATCGGCGTCGTCGTCTGGCTCGCGGGCGGACGCGAACACGAGACCATCCGGCTCGCGGCGAATGCCGTCGAGGCGCCCGCTGCGCTGCAAGCGGCCAGTGCGTTGGTCAGCCGTTCCCTGGCCCCGGCGGAGAGCGGTGCGCTTGCTGACGGTCTGCGCGAGCAGTGGCGTGCAAGCGGACGGCAACTGATCGCCGCCGACAGCGTGGGTGGGGCGCCGGGCGAAACGGCGCCTGCGGCTGCGGCCGCGACTCCGGAGCCGGCGGCTGCTGCGGTGCCGCCAAACCCGGCGCCTGAGCGGAAGCCGGACGCGAAGCTGGCCGGCGACGTCGGCCGTTCGCCGCGCGTGCCCCGTGCCGCGGGGCCTGCGGCAGTGATCGAGAGAACGCCGGATCGGGAGACTGTGGCTGCGGCATCCCGAATCGAGTCCGAACCCGGCCTCACGCAACCGCCGCGGGCGCACCCGGCACCGGTTGCCGCCCGGCCGGCAGACCGGAGCCCGGCACCCGCGGACGAGCCCATGCCCGCGGTCGTCGCTCAGGAGTCATCCGACGGGATGGCACAGATTCCCGGCGCGCCCGAGCCCATGCACGGAGCGCAGGTCGATGTTGCGTCTGCGGATGCAGACGCTTCACCGGTCGTGCAGCCCACGGTGCCACCGCAGGTCGCAGCCGACCCGATACCCTCGGCGCCCGCCGAAATGCACGCGGCGCTCGCGAAGGATGACGAGCCGCCGCGCATGCAGACCAGTCGGCCGGCGCCGCCCCGAAACACCGGCCGAGCCCAACCGGTGCAGGACATCGGCAATGCGCTGGGCGGCATCTTTTCCACGTTCATTTCCGCCTATGAGGCCGGTGACCTGGAGCGTTTCATGGCGCTGTTTGCGCATGATGCACAGAGCAATGGCCGCAATGGTCTGGCGGCCATCCGCGAAGACTACGCGAGCGTGTTTGTGTCGACGATCGACCGTCATCTGCAACTGCATCGCATGAACTGGCGGCGCGCAAACGATGCGGTGCACGCCAGTGGCTGGCTGGATGTCCAGTTACGCACGCGCGATTCGGGTCAGCCGCGGCGGGTCGTCGGTTTTCTGCGGGTGCGGTTCGAGGATCGCGACGGGCGGCTGCTCATTGCACAGCTGGATCATGAACACGGTGGCTGA